In one Cronobacter dublinensis subsp. dublinensis LMG 23823 genomic region, the following are encoded:
- the pepQ gene encoding Xaa-Pro dipeptidase, which yields MDSLTTLYKNHLDTLQERTRNVLARFNLDALLIHSGELFNVFLDDHAYPFKVNPQFKAWVPVIQVPNCWLLVDGVNKPKLWFYLPVDYWHNVEPLPNAFWTQEIDIIALPKADEIGGLLPAARGNIAYIGPVPERALKLDIPADKVNPKGVIDYLHFWRAYKTDYELACMREAQKTAVNGHRAAHEAFLSGMSEFDINLAYLTATGHRDTDVPYSNIVALNEHAAVLHYTRLDHRAPSEMRSFLLDAGAEYNGYAADLTRTWAADSDSDFAALIKDVNEEQLALIGTMKAGVSYIDYHIQFHQRIAKLLRRHQIVTDISEEAMVEADITGPFMPHGIGHPLGLQVHDVAGFMQDDTGTHLAAPGKYPYLRCTRVVQPRMVLTIEPGIYFIESLLAPWREGEFSKHFNWQKIEALKPFGGIRIEDNVIIHEHGVENMTRDLKLA from the coding sequence ATGGATTCGCTGACCACCCTCTATAAAAATCATCTGGATACGCTCCAGGAGCGTACCCGCAATGTTCTCGCCCGTTTTAACCTGGACGCGCTGCTGATCCACTCCGGCGAGCTGTTTAACGTCTTTCTGGACGATCACGCTTATCCGTTTAAGGTGAACCCGCAATTTAAGGCGTGGGTGCCCGTAATCCAGGTGCCGAACTGCTGGCTGCTGGTGGATGGCGTCAATAAGCCAAAGCTGTGGTTTTATCTGCCGGTGGATTACTGGCATAACGTGGAGCCGCTGCCGAACGCGTTCTGGACGCAAGAGATAGATATCATCGCGCTGCCGAAAGCCGATGAGATTGGCGGCCTGCTGCCTGCCGCGCGCGGTAATATCGCCTATATCGGCCCGGTGCCGGAGCGCGCGCTGAAGCTGGATATCCCGGCGGATAAAGTGAACCCGAAAGGGGTTATCGACTACCTGCATTTCTGGCGCGCGTATAAGACGGATTATGAGCTGGCGTGCATGCGCGAGGCGCAGAAGACGGCGGTTAACGGTCATCGCGCCGCGCATGAGGCGTTTCTTTCCGGGATGAGCGAGTTTGATATCAATCTCGCTTACCTGACCGCGACTGGCCATCGCGATACCGACGTGCCGTACAGCAATATCGTGGCGCTGAACGAACACGCCGCCGTGCTGCATTACACCCGTCTCGATCACCGTGCGCCGTCTGAAATGCGCAGCTTCCTGCTGGACGCGGGCGCGGAATATAACGGCTATGCGGCGGATTTAACCCGCACCTGGGCCGCCGACAGCGACAGCGATTTCGCCGCCCTTATTAAAGATGTGAATGAAGAGCAACTGGCGCTGATTGGCACCATGAAAGCGGGCGTCAGCTACATTGATTACCATATCCAGTTTCATCAGCGCATCGCGAAACTGCTGCGCCGCCATCAGATAGTCACGGACATCAGCGAAGAGGCGATGGTGGAAGCGGACATTACCGGGCCGTTTATGCCGCACGGTATCGGCCACCCGCTGGGCTTACAGGTGCATGACGTCGCGGGCTTTATGCAGGACGATACCGGAACGCACCTGGCGGCGCCGGGGAAATATCCGTATCTGCGCTGCACGCGCGTAGTGCAGCCGCGTATGGTGCTGACGATTGAGCCGGGAATTTACTTTATCGAGTCACTGCTGGCGCCGTGGCGAGAAGGTGAGTTCAGCAAGCATTTCAACTGGCAGAAAATTGAAGCGCTGAAGCCGTTTGGCGGCATTCGCATTGAAGATAACGTGATCATTCACGAGCACGGCGTGGAAAATATGACCCGGGACCTGAAGCTGGCCTGA
- a CDS encoding IMPACT family protein yields MESWLVPAAPVIFTEEIKKSRFITLLGHTEGVEAAKAFVAQARADYPDARHYCQAWVAGAPDDSQQLGFSDDGEPAGTAGKPMLAQLMGSGVGEVTAVVVRYFGGVKLGTGGLVKAYGGGVQQALAQLATTLKVPMTEYTLLCDYAQLAGVEALLAQFNGRVVQSEFQASVALRVALAQTQVAAFSAKLADFSRGALHLLSVE; encoded by the coding sequence ATGGAGAGCTGGCTGGTTCCGGCTGCGCCGGTGATATTTACGGAAGAGATCAAAAAGAGCCGCTTCATTACGCTCCTCGGGCATACCGAGGGCGTGGAGGCGGCGAAAGCGTTTGTCGCGCAGGCGCGCGCCGACTACCCAGACGCCCGGCATTATTGCCAGGCCTGGGTTGCGGGCGCGCCCGATGATTCTCAGCAACTGGGCTTCTCGGACGACGGCGAACCGGCAGGCACCGCCGGAAAACCGATGCTCGCGCAGCTGATGGGCAGCGGCGTCGGGGAAGTGACCGCAGTGGTGGTGCGCTACTTCGGCGGCGTGAAGCTTGGCACCGGCGGCCTGGTGAAAGCCTATGGCGGCGGCGTTCAGCAGGCGCTGGCGCAGCTTGCGACCACGCTCAAAGTGCCGATGACGGAATATACGTTGCTGTGTGATTACGCGCAGCTCGCGGGTGTCGAAGCGCTGCTCGCCCAGTTTAATGGCCGCGTCGTGCAGAGCGAATTTCAGGCAAGCGTGGCGCTTAGGGTGGCGCTGGCGCAGACGCAGGTGGCGGCTTTTTCAGCAAAGCTCGCCGACTTTAGCCGTGGCGCATTGCATTTGCTGTCGGTTGAATAA
- the trkH gene encoding Trk system potassium transporter TrkH produces the protein MHFRAITRIVGLLVILFSGTMIIPGLVALLYRDGAGRAFTQTFFVALTIGAALWWPNRHQKRELKSREGFLIVVLFWTVLGSVGALPFIFSERPNLTITDAFFESFSGLTTTGATTLVGLDSLPHAILFYRQMLQWFGGMGIIVLAVAILPILGVGGMQLYRAEMPGPLKDNKMRPRIAETAKTLWLIYVLLTVACALALWFAGMPAFDAIGHSFATIAIGGFSTHDASVGYFASPTINTIIAIFLLISGCNYGLHFSLLSGRSLKVYSRDPEFRMFIGVQLTLVFICTLVLWFHDTYDSAVTTLNQAFFQVVSMATTAGFTTDSIAKWPLFLPVLLLCSAFIGGCAGSTGGGLKVIRILLLFKQGNRELKRLVHPNAVYSIKLGNRALPERILEAVWGFFSAYALVFLVSMLAIIATGVDDFSAFASVVATLNNLGPGLGVVADNFASMNPIAKWILIANMLFGRLEVFTLLVLFTPTFWRE, from the coding sequence ATGCATTTTCGCGCCATTACCCGAATCGTTGGTCTGTTGGTTATCCTGTTTTCCGGGACGATGATTATTCCCGGCCTGGTGGCCCTGCTCTACCGCGACGGCGCGGGACGCGCTTTTACGCAAACCTTTTTTGTCGCCCTGACGATTGGCGCGGCGCTCTGGTGGCCGAACCGCCATCAGAAGCGTGAGCTGAAATCGCGCGAAGGCTTTTTGATAGTGGTGCTGTTCTGGACGGTGCTGGGCAGCGTCGGGGCATTGCCGTTTATTTTCTCCGAACGGCCTAACCTCACCATTACCGATGCCTTTTTTGAGTCCTTCTCCGGGCTGACCACGACCGGTGCCACGACGCTGGTGGGCCTCGATTCGTTGCCGCACGCCATTCTGTTCTACCGGCAGATGCTGCAGTGGTTCGGCGGTATGGGGATCATCGTGCTGGCGGTGGCGATACTGCCGATTCTGGGCGTGGGCGGCATGCAGCTCTATCGCGCCGAGATGCCCGGCCCGCTGAAAGATAATAAAATGCGCCCGCGTATCGCCGAAACAGCCAAGACGCTGTGGCTGATTTATGTGTTGCTGACGGTAGCGTGCGCGCTGGCGTTGTGGTTTGCCGGTATGCCCGCGTTTGACGCCATCGGCCATAGCTTTGCCACAATCGCCATCGGCGGGTTTTCCACCCATGACGCGAGCGTGGGGTATTTCGCAAGCCCCACCATCAACACCATTATTGCTATCTTTCTGCTGATCTCCGGCTGTAATTACGGGCTGCACTTTTCCCTGTTAAGCGGGCGCAGCCTGAAGGTCTATTCGCGCGACCCGGAGTTTCGCATGTTTATCGGCGTGCAGCTGACGCTGGTGTTCATCTGTACTCTGGTGCTCTGGTTCCATGATACGTATGACTCGGCGGTGACGACGCTCAACCAGGCGTTTTTCCAGGTGGTGTCGATGGCGACGACGGCGGGCTTTACCACCGACAGCATCGCGAAATGGCCGCTGTTCCTGCCTGTGCTGCTGCTCTGTTCGGCATTCATCGGCGGGTGCGCGGGCTCTACGGGCGGTGGTCTTAAGGTCATTCGTATTCTGCTGCTCTTTAAGCAGGGCAATCGCGAGCTGAAAAGACTGGTGCATCCGAACGCGGTCTACAGTATTAAGCTTGGCAACCGCGCATTGCCGGAACGTATCCTCGAAGCGGTGTGGGGATTCTTCTCAGCGTATGCGCTGGTGTTTCTGGTCAGCATGCTGGCGATTATCGCTACCGGCGTGGATGACTTTTCCGCGTTCGCCTCTGTGGTGGCAACACTCAATAACCTTGGCCCTGGGCTTGGCGTGGTGGCGGATAACTTCGCCAGCATGAACCCCATCGCTAAGTGGATACTCATCGCCAATATGCTTTTCGGTCGCCTGGAAGTGTTTACGCTTCTGGTGCTGTTTACCCCGACCTTCTGGCGCGAATAA
- the hemG gene encoding menaquinone-dependent protoporphyrinogen IX dehydrogenase encodes MKTLILFSTRDGQTREIAFYIASQLQELGEATDVVNLHRAEEPDWTQYKKVVIGASIRYGHFHPTLDAFVKKHEQALNAVPGAFFSVNLVARKPEKRTPQTNNYTRKFLLNSPWHPDHCAVFAGALRYPRYRWFDRFMIRLIMKMTGGETDTSKEVVYTDWPQVALFAQEIARLTRD; translated from the coding sequence GTGAAAACCTTAATTCTGTTTTCCACACGCGACGGACAAACGCGCGAAATTGCTTTTTATATCGCCTCACAGCTGCAGGAGCTGGGCGAGGCGACGGATGTCGTTAACCTGCATCGCGCAGAAGAGCCTGACTGGACGCAATATAAGAAGGTGGTGATCGGCGCATCGATTCGCTACGGACATTTCCATCCGACGCTGGACGCGTTTGTGAAAAAACATGAGCAGGCGCTTAATGCGGTGCCCGGCGCGTTCTTCTCGGTCAACCTCGTCGCACGCAAACCGGAAAAGCGCACCCCACAGACCAACAACTATACCCGCAAGTTTCTGCTGAACTCGCCGTGGCATCCGGATCATTGCGCCGTGTTCGCGGGCGCGCTGCGCTACCCGCGCTATCGCTGGTTTGACCGCTTTATGATTCGCCTGATTATGAAAATGACTGGCGGCGAAACCGATACATCAAAAGAAGTGGTTTATACAGACTGGCCTCAGGTGGCCCTTTTTGCACAAGAAATCGCCCGCCTGACCCGCGATTAG
- the murB gene encoding UDP-N-acetylmuramate dehydrogenase, which produces MNNSLKPYNTFGIDKRAQNIVKAHTAKELAEAWQQAQAASQAVLILGEGSNVLFLDDFDGTIILNRIMGIQVEEQPDAWLVHAGAGENWHRLVEFTLDHNMAGLENLALIPGCAGSSPIQNIGAYGVEFRQFCLYVDCLDLVSGQTVRLGNIDCRFGYRDSIFKHDYQHQYAITGVGLRLPKQWSPVLTYGDLTRLPASTVTPRQVFDAVCHMRRTKLPDPQEYGNAGSFFKNPVITAEDASALFIHYPDAPRYPQNDGQVKLAAGWLIDRCEMKGHRVGGAAVHRQQALVLINENGATSDDVVRLAHEVRRRVGEKFNVWLEPEVRFIGATGEVDAVETIA; this is translated from the coding sequence ATGAATAACTCCCTTAAACCCTACAATACTTTCGGTATTGATAAACGCGCGCAGAATATTGTTAAGGCGCATACTGCCAAAGAGCTGGCTGAAGCATGGCAGCAGGCTCAGGCCGCTTCTCAGGCTGTGTTGATTCTGGGCGAGGGGAGCAACGTACTGTTTCTTGATGATTTTGACGGCACCATTATTCTGAACCGTATTATGGGGATTCAGGTAGAAGAACAGCCTGACGCATGGTTGGTCCATGCGGGCGCCGGAGAAAACTGGCACCGCCTTGTGGAATTCACCCTCGACCACAATATGGCCGGGCTTGAGAACCTGGCGTTGATCCCAGGCTGTGCAGGCTCTTCGCCCATCCAGAACATCGGTGCTTACGGTGTTGAGTTCAGACAATTTTGTCTGTACGTCGACTGTCTTGATCTCGTATCCGGTCAAACTGTCCGGCTTGGAAATATCGATTGCCGGTTTGGTTATCGCGACAGCATATTTAAACATGATTATCAGCATCAATACGCGATTACCGGTGTTGGCCTTCGCCTTCCAAAACAGTGGTCGCCTGTGCTTACGTACGGCGATTTGACGCGCCTGCCTGCCAGTACCGTCACGCCCCGCCAGGTATTCGATGCGGTATGCCATATGCGTCGCACGAAACTTCCCGATCCTCAAGAATACGGCAACGCGGGTAGTTTCTTTAAAAACCCGGTGATTACTGCAGAAGATGCCAGTGCGCTCTTTATCCATTACCCTGATGCCCCGCGTTACCCGCAAAATGACGGGCAGGTAAAACTGGCGGCAGGCTGGCTTATCGATCGCTGCGAAATGAAAGGGCATAGGGTCGGTGGCGCTGCCGTTCACCGTCAACAGGCCCTGGTGCTGATTAATGAGAATGGCGCGACCAGTGATGATGTCGTGAGGCTTGCGCATGAAGTGCGCCGGCGCGTGGGTGAAAAATTTAATGTCTGGCTTGAGCCAGAAGTGCGTTTTATTGGCGCAACGGGTGAGGTGGATGCCGTGGAGACGATTGCTTGA
- the birA gene encoding bifunctional biotin--[acetyl-CoA-carboxylase] ligase/biotin operon repressor BirA: MKDNKIPLTLISLLADGDFHSGEQLGEKLGMSRAAINKHIQTLRDWGIDVFTVPGKGYSLPGPIQLLDETFIHSHIKSGSVTVLPVIDSTNQYLMDRLSELDSGDACIAEYQQAGRGRRGRKWFSPFGANLYLSMYWRLEQGPAAAIGLSLVIGIVMAEVLHELGADQVRVKWPNDLYLNDRKLAGILVELTGKTGDAAQIVIGAGINLAMRQVESDIVNQGWINLQEAGIKVDRNTLAVRLIEKLRSSLREFEQEGLAPFLARWEKLDNFIHRQVKLIIGEREIYGISRGIDNQGALLLEQNDVIKPWVGGEISLRSAE, encoded by the coding sequence TTGAAAGATAATAAGATTCCTTTGACGCTGATTTCTCTTCTCGCCGATGGCGATTTCCATTCAGGCGAGCAGCTGGGTGAAAAACTCGGTATGAGCCGGGCGGCTATCAATAAGCATATTCAGACCCTACGTGACTGGGGCATTGACGTTTTTACAGTGCCCGGCAAGGGATATAGTCTGCCAGGACCGATACAGTTGCTCGATGAGACGTTTATCCATTCCCACATTAAATCTGGCTCGGTAACGGTATTACCGGTTATCGACTCTACAAATCAGTATTTAATGGACCGGCTTTCAGAGCTTGACTCTGGCGATGCATGCATTGCTGAGTATCAGCAGGCGGGGCGCGGGCGCCGCGGGCGGAAATGGTTTTCGCCGTTTGGTGCAAATCTTTATCTGTCTATGTACTGGCGGCTTGAACAAGGGCCCGCCGCGGCCATTGGCCTGAGTCTGGTCATCGGTATCGTAATGGCTGAAGTGCTGCATGAGCTGGGTGCCGATCAGGTGCGGGTAAAGTGGCCAAACGATCTGTATCTGAATGACAGAAAACTGGCTGGTATTCTCGTTGAGCTGACGGGCAAAACAGGCGACGCGGCGCAGATCGTAATTGGTGCCGGTATTAATCTGGCAATGCGGCAGGTTGAGAGCGATATTGTCAACCAGGGCTGGATCAACCTTCAGGAAGCGGGCATTAAGGTCGACAGAAATACGTTGGCAGTCAGGCTTATCGAAAAGCTGCGTTCTTCACTGCGTGAGTTCGAGCAGGAAGGGCTGGCTCCTTTTCTGGCTCGTTGGGAAAAACTGGATAATTTTATTCATCGTCAGGTTAAGCTTATTATCGGTGAGCGTGAAATATACGGTATTTCGCGTGGCATCGATAATCAGGGCGCGTTATTGCTTGAGCAAAATGATGTTATCAAGCCCTGGGTCGGCGGGGAAATCTCATTACGAAGCGCGGAATAA
- the coaA gene encoding type I pantothenate kinase, whose amino-acid sequence MSNKDQTLTSPYLQFNRSQWAALRDSVPMTLTEGEIARLKGINEDLSLEEVAEIYLPLSRLLNFYISSNLRRQAVLEQFLGTNGQRIPYIISIAGSVAVGKSTTARVLQALLSRWPEHRRVELITTDGFLHPNAVLKERDLMKKKGFPQSYDMHRLVKFVSDIKSGVPNVTAPVYSHLIYDVIPDGDKVVNHPDILILEGLNVLQSGMDYPHDPHHVFVSDFVDFSIYVDAPEDLLQRWYINRFLKFREGAFTDPDSYFHHYAQLSEDEAVSIATQLWKEINWLNLKENILPTRERASLIMTKSANHAVECVRLRK is encoded by the coding sequence ATGAGTAATAAAGATCAAACCTTAACGTCCCCTTACCTCCAGTTTAACCGGAGCCAGTGGGCAGCCCTGCGTGATTCAGTGCCGATGACGCTTACTGAAGGTGAAATTGCGCGTTTAAAGGGCATTAACGAAGACCTGTCTCTGGAAGAAGTGGCGGAGATTTATTTGCCGCTGTCACGCCTGCTCAATTTTTATATCAGTTCCAACTTACGTCGTCAGGCAGTACTGGAGCAATTCCTGGGCACCAATGGGCAGCGCATCCCTTATATCATCAGTATTGCCGGCAGCGTGGCGGTGGGTAAAAGCACAACTGCCCGTGTATTACAGGCGCTGCTAAGCCGTTGGCCTGAACATCGTCGCGTTGAACTGATTACGACTGACGGGTTTCTTCATCCCAACGCAGTGCTCAAAGAGCGCGATTTGATGAAGAAAAAAGGCTTTCCGCAGTCATATGATATGCATCGCCTGGTGAAGTTTGTTTCGGATATCAAGTCCGGCGTGCCGAACGTCACCGCACCGGTCTATTCACATTTAATTTATGACGTGATCCCGGATGGGGATAAGGTCGTCAATCACCCTGATATCCTCATACTCGAAGGGCTCAATGTGCTGCAAAGTGGCATGGATTATCCGCATGACCCACATCATGTATTTGTTTCCGATTTCGTCGATTTCTCAATTTATGTAGATGCGCCTGAAGATTTGCTCCAGCGCTGGTATATCAACCGTTTCCTTAAATTCCGCGAAGGGGCCTTTACCGATCCCGACTCATATTTCCATCACTATGCGCAGCTTTCAGAAGACGAAGCTGTCAGCATCGCCACACAACTATGGAAAGAAATTAACTGGTTGAATTTAAAAGAGAACATACTGCCAACACGTGAGCGCGCCAGTCTGATTATGACGAAGAGTGCTAATCATGCTGTCGAGTGTGTACGGTTGCGCAAATGA
- the tuf gene encoding elongation factor Tu, with product MSKEKFERTKPHVNVGTIGHVDHGKTTLTAAITTVLAKTYGGSARAFDQIDNAPEEKARGITINTSHVEYDTPTRHYAHVDCPGHADYVKNMITGAAQMDGAILVVAATDGPMPQTREHILLGRQVGVPYIIVFLNKCDMVDDEELLELVEMEVRELLSQYDFPGDDTPIVRGSALKALEGEAEWEEKIIELAGHLDSYIPEPERAIDKPFLLPIEDVFSISGRGTVVTGRVERGIIKVGEEVEIVGIKDTAKSTCTGVEMFRKLLDEGRAGENVGVLLRGIKREEIERGQVLAKPGSIKPHTKFESEVYILSKDEGGRHTPFFKGYRPQFYFRTTDVTGTIELPEGVEMVMPGDNIKMVVTLIHPIAMDDGLRFAIREGGRTVGAGVVAKVLG from the coding sequence ATGTCTAAAGAAAAGTTTGAACGTACAAAACCGCACGTTAACGTCGGTACTATCGGCCACGTTGACCATGGTAAAACAACGCTGACCGCTGCCATCACTACCGTTCTGGCTAAAACCTACGGTGGTTCTGCTCGTGCATTCGATCAGATCGATAACGCGCCGGAAGAAAAAGCTCGTGGTATCACCATCAACACCTCTCACGTTGAATATGACACCCCGACTCGCCACTACGCGCACGTTGACTGCCCGGGCCACGCCGACTACGTGAAAAACATGATCACCGGTGCTGCTCAGATGGATGGCGCTATCCTGGTTGTTGCTGCGACTGACGGCCCGATGCCGCAGACCCGTGAGCACATCCTGCTGGGTCGTCAGGTAGGCGTTCCGTACATCATCGTGTTCCTGAACAAATGCGACATGGTTGATGACGAAGAGCTGCTGGAACTGGTTGAGATGGAAGTGCGTGAGCTGCTGTCTCAGTACGACTTCCCGGGCGACGACACCCCGATCGTTCGCGGTTCCGCGCTGAAAGCGCTGGAAGGCGAAGCTGAGTGGGAAGAGAAAATCATCGAGCTGGCTGGTCACCTGGATTCTTACATCCCGGAACCGGAGCGCGCGATTGACAAGCCGTTCCTGCTGCCGATCGAAGATGTATTCTCCATCTCTGGTCGTGGTACCGTTGTTACCGGTCGTGTAGAGCGCGGTATCATCAAGGTTGGTGAAGAAGTTGAAATCGTTGGTATCAAAGACACCGCGAAATCCACCTGTACCGGCGTTGAAATGTTCCGCAAACTGCTGGACGAAGGCCGTGCGGGCGAGAACGTAGGTGTTCTGCTGCGTGGTATCAAACGTGAAGAAATCGAACGTGGTCAGGTACTGGCTAAGCCGGGCTCCATCAAGCCGCACACCAAGTTCGAATCTGAAGTGTACATTCTGTCCAAAGATGAAGGCGGCCGTCACACTCCGTTCTTCAAAGGCTACCGTCCGCAGTTCTACTTCCGTACGACTGACGTGACCGGTACCATCGAACTGCCGGAAGGCGTAGAGATGGTAATGCCGGGCGACAACATCAAAATGGTTGTCACCCTGATCCACCCGATCGCGATGGACGACGGTCTGCGTTTCGCAATCCGCGAAGGCGGCCGTACCGTTGGCGCGGGCGTGGTTGCTAAAGTTCTCGGCTAA
- the secE gene encoding preprotein translocase subunit SecE, producing the protein MSANTEAQGSGRGLEVMKWLVVAALLIVAIVGNFLYREITLPLRALAVVILIAAAGGVALLTTKGKATVAFAREARTEVRKVIWPTRQETLHTTLIVAAVTAVMSLILWGLDGILVRLVSFITGLRF; encoded by the coding sequence ATGAGTGCGAATACCGAAGCTCAAGGAAGCGGGCGCGGCCTGGAAGTGATGAAGTGGCTGGTTGTCGCTGCGCTGCTGATTGTAGCTATCGTAGGCAACTTTCTTTACCGTGAGATTACCCTGCCGCTGCGTGCTCTTGCGGTGGTCATTCTGATTGCTGCAGCGGGTGGTGTCGCGCTGTTAACGACGAAAGGTAAAGCTACCGTCGCCTTTGCCCGTGAAGCGAGAACCGAAGTCCGTAAGGTTATTTGGCCGACTCGCCAGGAAACGTTGCACACCACATTAATCGTGGCTGCAGTGACTGCTGTAATGTCACTGATCCTGTGGGGGCTGGATGGTATTCTGGTCCGCCTGGTATCCTTTATCACTGGCCTGAGGTTCTGA